Proteins encoded within one genomic window of Candidatus Aminicenantes bacterium:
- a CDS encoding glycosyltransferase family 2 protein, producing MGLPKRGKKIVVVMPAYNAEKTLVRTLDDIDRSWVDEIILVDDGSHDGTVALARQLGLHVFVHERNTGYGGNQKTCYTQALRMGAEIAVMIHPDHQYDPRVLPHLVQPLLDGSCDAVFGSRMLGGLPLEGGMPKWKYLANIFLTAVENAAFYMYLTEYHSGLRAYSRRYLEAVNFLANSDDFVFDSEIIAQGVLHGMRIREIPIETRYFSEASQIGLWRSIVYGVAILKTLVKFKMHKKGLKRFAMFNDPGAGRARKA from the coding sequence ATGGGTCTTCCAAAACGCGGAAAAAAAATTGTCGTCGTCATGCCGGCTTACAACGCCGAGAAAACGCTCGTCCGGACTCTCGACGACATCGACCGTTCATGGGTGGACGAGATCATCCTGGTCGACGACGGCAGCCATGACGGGACCGTTGCCTTGGCGCGCCAGCTGGGCTTGCACGTGTTCGTCCACGAGAGGAACACCGGTTACGGCGGCAACCAGAAAACCTGCTACACCCAGGCATTGCGCATGGGGGCGGAAATCGCGGTCATGATCCATCCCGACCATCAGTACGACCCGCGCGTCCTTCCCCATCTCGTCCAGCCTCTCCTTGACGGGAGCTGCGACGCCGTCTTCGGCTCGCGCATGCTCGGCGGCCTCCCCCTCGAGGGTGGAATGCCCAAGTGGAAATACCTGGCCAACATTTTCCTGACCGCCGTCGAGAATGCCGCCTTTTACATGTACCTGACCGAATACCATTCCGGTTTGCGCGCCTATTCCCGCCGCTACCTCGAAGCGGTGAATTTCCTGGCCAACTCGGACGATTTTGTTTTCGATTCGGAGATCATCGCCCAGGGCGTTCTGCACGGTATGCGCATCCGCGAGATTCCGATCGAAACGCGCTATTTCAGCGAGGCCTCGCAGATCGGCCTCTGGCGGAGCATCGTCTACGGGGTCGCCATCCTGAAGACGCTGGTAAAATTCAAAATGCACAAGAAAGGATTGAAGCGCTTCGCGATGTTCAATGACCCGGGCGCAGGGCGAGCACGTAAGGCGTGA
- a CDS encoding PD-(D/E)XK nuclease family protein — protein sequence MAPLPRGYLSHSQIRLYSECPQKYYFAYIEEIPARVNEKVFLGEIFHAIVEDYFTRVINGSRPTAAATIAAFHESFMVQEKERDIDWQVSRRETRARGSAFVKYFLAHIAPKLKPLMVERELSAEIPEIGVTVKGVIDLVEADFSITDFKTTTSKWSASKARNSLQMVIYKYLFDRNFGHVHGALKYEILHAKNADHIRHQRLVVTPGPEETAQMLRVVRHVAENICAGAFYPQTNHFCSYCDFFAACREKNPGLLVCKR from the coding sequence TTGGCCCCCCTTCCCCGCGGCTATCTTTCCCATAGCCAAATCCGGCTGTACAGCGAATGTCCGCAAAAGTACTATTTCGCTTATATCGAAGAAATTCCCGCCCGCGTCAATGAAAAAGTATTCCTGGGTGAAATTTTTCATGCCATTGTCGAGGACTATTTCACCCGGGTGATCAATGGCTCCCGCCCCACGGCGGCCGCGACCATAGCCGCCTTCCACGAGTCTTTCATGGTCCAGGAGAAGGAAAGGGACATCGACTGGCAGGTTTCCCGGCGCGAAACCAGGGCCAGAGGGTCGGCCTTCGTCAAATATTTCCTGGCCCACATCGCACCGAAGCTGAAGCCGTTGATGGTTGAAAGGGAGCTCAGCGCCGAAATCCCCGAAATCGGCGTGACCGTCAAGGGGGTCATCGACTTGGTCGAAGCCGATTTCAGCATCACCGATTTCAAGACCACCACCAGCAAGTGGTCGGCCAGCAAAGCGCGGAATTCGCTGCAAATGGTCATCTACAAGTACCTGTTCGACCGCAATTTCGGCCATGTCCATGGCGCGCTCAAGTACGAAATCCTCCATGCCAAGAACGCCGACCATATCCGCCATCAGCGCCTGGTAGTGACCCCCGGCCCGGAAGAAACCGCCCAAATGCTGCGCGTCGTCCGCCATGTGGCCGAAAACATTTGCGCCGGCGCCTTCTATCCGCAAACCAATCATTTTTGCTCCTATTGCGACTTTTTCGCCGCCTGCCGCGAAAAGAACCCCGGTTTGCTCGTCTGCAAACGATAA
- the rpsT gene encoding 30S ribosomal protein S20: MANHDSAVKQHRQDEKKRTINRINRSKMKNKIKALRRKVAAGQRDDAAKLLPEAIAIIDATIRKGTIHKNTGSRYKSRLVALLKNSAK; the protein is encoded by the coding sequence ATGGCAAATCACGATTCGGCTGTCAAGCAGCACCGTCAGGATGAAAAGAAGCGCACCATCAACCGCATTAACCGTTCGAAAATGAAAAATAAAATCAAGGCCCTGAGGAGAAAAGTCGCCGCCGGGCAGAGGGACGACGCCGCCAAGCTCCTTCCCGAGGCCATCGCCATCATCGATGCCACCATCCGCAAGGGGACGATCCACAAAAACACCGGCTCCCGCTACAAGTCCCGCCTCGTGGCCTTGCTTAAAAACAGCGCCAAATAG
- the larE gene encoding ATP-dependent sacrificial sulfur transferase LarE, whose product MKIAKAADIKAKKAWLRRQLQEYGKVLVAFSGGKDSFFLLQAAREILGPANVLPFFVRTPFTLGAARERVNYLSDKFSLPVHEISIDLLQDPHLRQNSKQRCYHCKKKIFSALKKEARKLGIRVVVDGTTVSDLNEHRPGRVALEKLDIRSPLRDAGFTSVEIIGQLKKKGIDPYFLTSSTCLATRFPYNFSLRPQLIQAIGRVEHYLIRQGIFPLRVRHMTDGIRIETSPAHFRKIIAMKEKIIAECRTAGYRFITLDLAGIKSGCWDEFPAAKKRLSG is encoded by the coding sequence ATGAAAATCGCAAAGGCAGCCGATATCAAAGCGAAAAAAGCCTGGCTGCGCCGGCAGCTGCAAGAATACGGCAAGGTGCTGGTGGCGTTTTCCGGCGGTAAGGATTCCTTTTTCCTACTGCAGGCGGCCAGGGAAATTCTCGGCCCGGCCAATGTCCTCCCCTTTTTCGTGCGTACGCCGTTCACCCTCGGCGCGGCCAGGGAAAGGGTTAATTATTTAAGCGATAAATTTTCTTTGCCGGTGCATGAAATCAGCATTGACCTGCTCCAAGACCCCCACCTGCGGCAAAATTCCAAGCAGCGCTGCTATCATTGCAAAAAAAAGATTTTCAGCGCCCTGAAAAAAGAGGCGCGGAAGCTTGGCATTCGGGTCGTCGTTGACGGCACGACCGTTTCCGACCTGAACGAACATCGCCCCGGGCGCGTAGCTCTGGAAAAACTGGACATCCGTTCGCCCCTGCGCGACGCCGGATTCACCTCGGTCGAAATCATCGGCCAATTGAAAAAAAAAGGGATCGATCCCTATTTCCTGACCTCGTCCACATGCCTGGCCACCCGCTTCCCGTACAATTTCAGTCTGCGGCCGCAGCTCATTCAAGCCATCGGCCGGGTGGAGCATTACCTGATCCGCCAGGGGATATTTCCGCTGCGGGTCCGCCACATGACCGACGGTATCCGCATCGAGACTTCCCCTGCCCATTTCCGAAAAATTATCGCCATGAAAGAAAAGATCATCGCCGAGTGCCGGACAGCCGGCTATCGGTTCATCACCCTGGACCTGGCTGGAATAAAAAGCGGCTGCTGGGACGAGTTCCCCGCGGCCAAGAAAAGATTGTCGGGTTAA
- the tmk gene encoding dTMP kinase, giving the protein MLIVFEGIDGSGKTSLSRLFVDYLTAKGIPALWLREPTDSPLGDKIRRVAQENEKISPQQELDYFIQDRRWDVENNILPALGAKKTVVLDRYFYSNACYQGARGLDMNAIIDLNQTFAPLPDLTFIIDVDVDRALARIQNSRPGLARLFEKRDFLLKVRANYKRLDGERLTHIDGNRDLESVLADVVVRYEELAASGKPGT; this is encoded by the coding sequence ATGCTGATCGTATTCGAGGGGATCGACGGGTCGGGCAAAACGTCGCTGTCACGCCTGTTTGTCGACTACCTCACCGCGAAAGGCATCCCGGCCCTATGGCTGCGCGAGCCGACCGATTCGCCGCTGGGCGACAAGATCCGCCGCGTAGCCCAGGAAAACGAGAAGATCTCGCCGCAGCAGGAGCTCGATTACTTCATCCAGGACAGGCGCTGGGACGTGGAAAACAACATCCTGCCGGCCCTGGGCGCCAAAAAGACGGTCGTTTTGGACCGTTATTTCTATTCCAACGCCTGCTACCAGGGGGCGCGCGGCCTGGACATGAACGCCATCATCGACCTCAACCAGACCTTCGCGCCGCTGCCCGACCTGACCTTCATCATCGACGTCGACGTCGACCGCGCCCTGGCGCGCATCCAAAATTCCCGCCCCGGCCTGGCCCGGCTGTTCGAGAAAAGGGATTTCCTGCTGAAGGTGCGCGCCAACTACAAACGGTTGGACGGAGAGCGGCTGACCCATATCGACGGCAATCGCGACCTGGAATCCGTGCTCGCCGATGTCGTCGTCCGTTACGAAGAATTGGCGGCCAGCGGAAAGCCCGGGACATGA